One window of Anaerolineales bacterium genomic DNA carries:
- a CDS encoding glycoside hydrolase family 13 protein — protein sequence MTTPDWVKDAIFYQIFPDRFSKSNKLPDIGFESWDSMPTHHGFKGGDLYGVIEKLDYLQDLGINAIYFNPIFSSASNHRYHTYDYYHVDPLLGGNNALKELIDAAHKRGIRVVLDGVFNHASRGFWQFHHVLETGATSPYRDWFHFDEERLNGHKHWGAYPSPHEQKLLHHDDSMTAIGYRAWWNLPALPKFNTNTPAVREFIFDVAEYWIKFGIDGWRLDVPAEIDDDEFWREFRRRVRAVNPEAYIVGEIWHEAQRWLQGDQFDAVMNYLFTAAALNFFAGSHLNFEAINHAGGLKDRVHRMHAKAFADEVDRILHLYREDITFAQLNLLDSHDMPRFLTCASGDKASLKLAWLFLFTMPGAPCIYYGDEVGVDGGHDPDCRKSFPWDQAKWDRELLNYTKACIALRKEQDALRHGDYKRIHAEDDIMVFCRTLGRETITIAFNASNTTKSFDYKQSDSPQILFGTPGITDRIITVPPRSGIVVK from the coding sequence ATGACCACACCAGACTGGGTAAAAGACGCGATTTTCTATCAAATCTTCCCCGACCGTTTTTCAAAAAGCAATAAACTTCCAGATATTGGCTTCGAGTCATGGGACAGCATGCCGACACATCACGGCTTCAAAGGCGGTGACCTGTACGGCGTGATCGAGAAACTGGATTACTTGCAGGACCTGGGAATCAACGCTATATATTTCAACCCCATCTTTTCTTCGGCGTCAAATCACCGTTATCACACATACGACTATTACCACGTGGATCCGCTTCTCGGCGGCAACAACGCATTGAAGGAATTAATCGATGCGGCGCATAAGCGCGGTATTCGCGTGGTTCTAGACGGGGTCTTCAACCACGCCTCGCGCGGATTCTGGCAATTCCACCATGTATTGGAGACAGGCGCGACCTCTCCATACAGGGATTGGTTCCATTTCGACGAGGAGCGCCTGAACGGACATAAGCATTGGGGCGCGTATCCTTCGCCCCACGAGCAGAAACTGCTCCACCATGATGACAGCATGACTGCCATCGGCTACCGCGCCTGGTGGAATCTACCTGCCCTGCCCAAATTCAATACCAATACACCGGCAGTACGGGAATTCATTTTCGACGTGGCAGAGTATTGGATCAAATTCGGAATTGACGGCTGGCGGCTCGATGTGCCTGCTGAGATCGACGACGATGAGTTCTGGCGTGAATTTCGACGGCGCGTTCGGGCTGTCAATCCGGAGGCGTATATCGTTGGCGAGATCTGGCATGAGGCTCAGAGATGGCTGCAGGGTGATCAGTTCGACGCGGTGATGAACTATCTCTTCACAGCCGCAGCGCTTAACTTTTTCGCCGGTTCGCACCTGAACTTCGAGGCGATCAACCATGCGGGCGGATTGAAAGACCGCGTTCATCGAATGCATGCAAAAGCGTTCGCCGATGAAGTCGATCGGATACTGCACCTGTATCGCGAAGATATCACCTTTGCCCAACTCAATTTGCTGGACAGCCACGATATGCCGCGCTTCCTGACCTGCGCAAGCGGAGACAAGGCATCGCTCAAACTGGCATGGCTCTTCCTCTTCACGATGCCGGGCGCTCCCTGCATCTACTATGGAGACGAAGTCGGCGTGGATGGCGGCCACGACCCGGATTGTCGTAAAAGTTTTCCCTGGGACCAGGCGAAATGGGACCGGGAACTGTTGAATTACACCAAAGCCTGCATCGCCTTGCGTAAGGAACAGGACGCCCTCCGACATGGGGATTACAAACGGATCCATGCCGAGGATGACATCATGGTTTTCTGCCGGACACTCGGACGGGAAACGATCACCATCGCCTTTAACGCATCGAATACTACGAAATCCTTCGATTACAAACAAAGCGATTCACCTCAAATCCTGTTTGGAACCCCGGGCATCACAGACCGGATCATCACTGTCCCGCCAAGAAGCGGGATCGTCGTCAAATAG
- a CDS encoding VOC family protein — translation MSDTKPPIFELRVAVTTPDYERLVKFYCLGLGIEPAAVWNNDGGRALMLEMGKATLEIFDERQAEVIDGLEAGKRVSGQVRFALQVPDLKAAMERMLANGATLVHEPVLTPWDDLNVRLQDPDGMQITLFQAK, via the coding sequence ATGTCTGATACAAAACCACCCATCTTCGAATTACGTGTTGCTGTTACCACCCCGGATTACGAAAGGCTTGTCAAGTTTTATTGTCTGGGATTGGGGATCGAGCCAGCTGCCGTCTGGAACAATGACGGCGGCAGGGCGTTGATGCTCGAAATGGGAAAAGCCACGCTGGAGATCTTCGACGAACGACAGGCGGAAGTCATCGATGGATTGGAAGCCGGGAAGCGTGTCAGCGGGCAGGTGCGGTTTGCATTGCAGGTCCCCGACTTGAAAGCGGCAATGGAGCGAATGTTAGCCAATGGCGCGACTTTGGTGCATGAACCCGTTTTGACGCCCTGGGACGATCTCAACGTCCGCTTGCAAGACCCGGATGGAATGCAGATCACACTGTTCCAGGCAAAATAA
- a CDS encoding NAD-dependent deacylase, producing the protein MDFPKDFIRFLTSATRVAVLTGAGVSQESGLRTFRDAQTGLWSQYKPEDLASPEAFASDPKLVWDWYAWRREAIKGVRPNAGHYALVEMEHRIPEFTLITQNVDGLHRFAGSQNVLELHGNIQRVRCSNCGKLAEMWDENIEQVPQCLNCGGLLRPDVVWFGESLPRAELESAVEAARSCQLFFSIGTSGVVQPAASLAHAARNKGSVVVEINAEPTPLTPKVDFSFHGKSGFILPELVKAVWGI; encoded by the coding sequence ATGGACTTCCCAAAAGACTTTATTCGTTTTTTGACCTCCGCTACGCGTGTCGCTGTCCTTACTGGAGCCGGTGTTTCGCAAGAGAGCGGTCTCCGCACCTTTCGCGACGCTCAAACCGGACTTTGGTCTCAGTACAAACCAGAAGATTTAGCCTCCCCTGAAGCCTTTGCCAGCGATCCCAAACTCGTCTGGGATTGGTATGCCTGGCGCCGGGAGGCGATCAAAGGTGTGCGGCCAAATGCCGGTCATTATGCTCTTGTAGAAATGGAACACCGGATTCCGGAATTCACCCTGATCACACAGAACGTGGACGGACTTCACCGTTTTGCCGGGAGCCAGAACGTACTTGAATTGCATGGGAATATACAAAGAGTGCGCTGCTCGAATTGCGGGAAGTTGGCCGAGATGTGGGATGAAAACATAGAACAAGTTCCTCAGTGCTTGAATTGCGGCGGGTTACTGAGACCTGACGTTGTCTGGTTTGGCGAATCCTTGCCAAGGGCAGAACTTGAGTCCGCTGTCGAAGCTGCGCGGTCCTGCCAGCTGTTCTTCTCCATCGGAACATCGGGTGTGGTCCAGCCAGCCGCCTCCCTTGCTCATGCCGCGCGCAATAAAGGTTCCGTCGTCGTCGAGATCAACGCCGAACCGACCCCGCTCACACCCAAAGTGGATTTTTCCTTTCATGGCAAGTCCGGCTTCATTTTGCCCGAGTTGGTCAAGGCAGTATGGGGAATTTAG